In the genome of Arabidopsis thaliana chromosome 4, partial sequence, the window GCATTCACtactaattaaacaaatatactgctaatcaaaatcaaaagcacaTTCTCAAGGCATAATTGAACCATAAaattgatgtaaaaaaaaaaaaaaaaccgtaAAGCATACGGTAATCAAATGTAGTGACCGTTGGAGGGGGAATCGGAAAAAGGAATTGCGAGAAACGAGGACCATTATTTAAAAGGATGGAAAAAGACAGATGTTTATGGATCGTTCTAGCCGTTACCAGATACGATACACGTGGGATGATCTGTATGGATTAACGAAGAGATCTGACCTGTCTTTTGCCAAACTGATGTGGAAATTGTGACCTGGATGTTTTAGAGATAAAGATTGGCTGCCCCTTGTGGTAGGTCAGTCCCTTTCTCTgaactatataatatactcAATTTAATTTAACTAGACTAGTTGAAATTGTTGAAGTTCGCTAACCATAATGTACAAAAATCCTTCATGTTCCGggaaaataaatcataattaacGATAGGTATAGTAGCAGCAAAGATAAGATGGTGATCCATTCTCACATGCAATGATTCGGATGAAGTTTAgccaaatattattattatccaaCCTCTTCTGCACCACGAAGAGACTTTATTTACGTAATATATTTGATGGTCCAGTACTACTATCCAGACATTATTGTTTTCGTTTCCAAATCATAAAACTTGAAATCTTATTGATTACTACTAGGGTCGATATCTCACTATTTGGAAACCGCAGGCTCCCTATTTATTAGTTTCAAACTcaattgaaatgaaaatgtgTATTGGTGGTTTTAATGTTTGCACTGCGTAATGTTGCCTGAACtgtatatttaataaatttaccACAACTTAGCagatataattttgttatacgAAATCGTATAGTCTTCTTCATGGACAAAGAGGAAGGCAATCATCATTTTCTATGATTGCTCATCGACCTGGCATTTCCATTACCAAAGGCAGCataatatcaaatcaaatatttctttGTCGTACTTTACTTGAATTAATGATATTATCGTGGGTCGACTTAGGAAGTAAAGTTACTTCCATTTCATATATCTAAATCACATTTGCGTAAAATTTAAGTATTACACAAAGTGATAAAGTAAATTAAGTAATAATTGGCTAGggatattaacaaaataaataattttgattagGGCTACGAGGATAAGGACAAACGTCGTATTAACGTataaaaaatgtgaaaggAAAAGAGTAAACTAAGCTTTAGATATTAACACTCATTACGGGATTCCTAAATTGCCAGCACTTCGGATTATCCGTCAGTCCACTATTTATgctagtttttcttttccttgtgAGCTTGCACTatggatttttctttatgCAATTCTCAATCTAAATGACCATtaaactttagaaaaaaatgacCATTAAGTTTTAATGTACATTTGTATCAACTTTCTAATATGCCACGTCCGTATTGCTATATACAAACATAACCATTCAAATTAATATGGCTCtctcaaaggaaaaaaataaaaggaataGCAAATGAGtagataaattttttgatcaaaaagaataagatgCACTAGTATTAGTATATACTCCCATACATcatttaaccaaattttaaaattgattataatCCATAAATAGTCTTCAAATTTCAACGACAAACACATTAATGTGAGTATAAATTAGCATAGACTACTATATAGTTTATATGCGGGGTGAATGTTTGTCTATACAAGTTTCGTCAAAAAAACGGCACCAACCATAATTAATAGACTCTTATCTTTTGCTGGTATAtgaactctttttaaaaattgccGCGAATATACCTTCTTCGTAgattattaatctttttcatGTACAGTTGCCTTTAGCAGATTATCATATGTTACAAACATTTGAcctaatttgaaaaaatgttaccaaaaaagatttggaaaaaaagacaaagatatTGAGATAACCGTTGAAGAGAGTTTGGGATGACAGGCTGACGAGAAAACCATACACCTCATTTCTATCATTAACCCTCACATGGCTTATCTGTACATCTGGACCCCACCACCTTCTACTTTTAtctcccattttttttttcaaattattactacccaaaaaaatattcaacaaacctacaaaaacacatgtcttatttttatttatttaaacatttGTGTATTTATCCCATTGTTCCATATTTATTAGTAGGAAAAATATTCACATTTTACAGAACTGCAAAAGATTTGGCCATGCAAATTATACCCCACTTTGATTGCTATTTTATACACTATATCATACAgtacaagaacaaaaatttgattggGCCAGTAATAATGCATATAACTATTGATGTTagcaagagaaaaaaatgcattaaaacacaaatttgaCTATTATTTTGCAGGAACATTCGTGATAATTTTGACTATTATTTTGTCAGTAATAATGCATATTAATCGTATGTGATTTTAACTAAAACTGGAAAGTTCCAAGGAACATTTagtagtttatatttttagtacTAAGTTAGTTTAGAGGGTTATTAACTATTTAATCGTACTAATAATGATTATAAGCAGAATTATGTAGACTATACAAATAGTACGTAATACCGAAAGTACCCTTGGTTTATCCCTGGCATTACAAGGGTTTCCTTTTTCCCCTTTAAAATGGCAGAAGAGATACACTGTCGTCGTCACACAGCACCACAAACTCCATAGCTAGCTAGAGagtaaaaagaacaaagatgtCGAAAGAAGTGAGCGAAGAAGGCAAAACCCACCATGGAAAAGACTACGTGGATCCTCCACCAGCTCCTCTTCTCGACATGGGTGAGCTCAAATCCTGGTCTTTCTACAGAGCTCTCATCGCTGAGTTCATCGCTACACTCCTCTTCCTCTACGTCACCGTCGCTACTGTCATCGGCCACAAGAAGCAAACCGGTCCTTGTGACGGCGTTGGTTTACTTGGTATCGCTTGGGCTTTCGGTGGTATGATCTTCGTCCTCGTCTACTGCACCGCCGGTATCTCTGGTAAGTTTGAATCCcaccaaaaaccctaacttttaCTTGTTTGGTTCGTTGGTTTTATTGTTAATCTCGTTCTTGTTCTCGTCTTCTCGTAGGTGGTCACATTAACCCAGCTGTGACTTTCGGTCTGTTCTTGGCCCGTAAGGTCTCTTTGGTGCGAGCTCTTGGTTACATGATAGCTCAGTGTCTTGGAGCCATTTGTGGTGTGGGTTTCGTGAAAGCTTTCATGAAAACTCCTTACAACACTCTTGGTGGAGGAGCTAACACCGTAGCTGACGGTTACAGCAAAGGAACTGCTCTCGGAGCTGAGATTATTGGAACTTTCGTCCTTGTTTACACCGTTTTCTCTGCAACTGACCCTAAGAGAAGCGCTCGTGACTCTCACATCCCCGTAAGTCTCAAAAAGCTTGAATCTTTAATTGAGTTTTTTGACAAAGTTACTATGAATC includes:
- the PIP3 gene encoding plasma membrane intrinsic protein 3 (plasma membrane intrinsic protein 3 (PIP3); CONTAINS InterPro DOMAIN/s: Major intrinsic protein, conserved site (InterPro:IPR022357), Aquaporin (InterPro:IPR012269), Major intrinsic protein (InterPro:IPR000425); BEST Arabidopsis thaliana protein match is: plasma membrane intrinsic protein 2;8 (TAIR:AT2G16850.1).), which produces MSKEVSEEGKTHHGKDYVDPPPAPLLDMGELKSWSFYRALIAEFIATLLFLYVTVATVIGHKKQTGPCDGVGLLGIAWAFGGMIFVLVYCTAGISGGHINPAVTFGLFLARKVSLVRALGYMIAQCLGAICGVGFVKAFMKTPYNTLGGGANTVADGYSKGTALGAEIIGTFVLVYTVFSATDPKRSARDSHIPVLAPLPIGFAVFMVHLATIPITGTGINPARSFGAAVIYNNEKAWDDQWIFWVGPFLGALAAAAYHQYILRASAIKALGSFRSNATN